GAAATGGTCGAGAGATTTTTCTGTTAAGGGTGTTCAACATCAATTGATGCACAACATGTGCACAACATGCTAAGCGCTAGTTCCTATCGTAATGTTTGACCTTTTCCCCCTCCCACTGTTTCCACTTCATATATGATCACTGTTATATTGACAAGTAATAGATTGTGCCAGCTACTTACTGCCAGAAACAATAATCACaactttttcatttcttatttatgCGACAGATTTAGAGCTGCCTTACACAACCTCCTATGGCTGCAACAGCACTCAGAAGTGACTGCAAAATTTGATCTTCAAAAACCAAAGATGGCATTTCAGTAAAGTGCACACCATACTGACTCTTTTTCCAATCCCGCTGCATGGCTGTGGTGCTTTATACTTCGGGATACCAAAGAGCCGAGAGTCAGTCTTGCCGCAGTCTCGCTTTCGCTGGATTCAATACTTCAATCGTCATATTATTAAAATAGGAACTGCTCTAAAGGCAAACACGACTGATGTTGTCAATGCTTTACATTCTTGTTCAGTGCCTTTCAACCCTGGGAACTGAATCAAGACAAAGTTTGGCCGACGGCTGATAAACATAAATACTGGCTTCTGCCTGCTAAGCAGGTTTAGTATTGGTTCATTGATGTTGCTTGCTGAATGTTGGAATCCTGGCTGTTAACCAGTGCTGATCTGCTGCACCAACCATATATCCCTCTGTTGTCCAGCCCCCAGACTCATAAAGGAGAGGGTTGTTAGTAAGCAGAGTACAGAAGTCActacatttatatttcacaATTTAAAAGATGTGTTAGTTGCAATCTGTCGCAGATTAGTAAAATCAGGTGCTGTTGAAATAAGCGGAGATAAAACTCATGATTATTGGGGCACAAACTGCATAGTACGGGTATAGGACTATTTGCAATCACAATACTTGCCTGTACTCCAATTCCATGTCATTGCAGTTAAACAGTAAATCTGTCACTATGACCGACATTATTCAGAACATTGAGCAATTGCTCAGTTTATGGAAGCATAACAAAATGTTGCGTCATCATCCAGTGTTATCAAGAAACTCATGTGGGATGGGTCATAATCCGTTTTGCTGCAACTGAGTAGACAACAGTTGCATCTGTATCCTCAGACTTGATGGTTTTGTCGAAATTATGGCTAcagaccaaaacaaaagaaGGCGAAGGAAAACAGAGCTCAGCTGAtgttaataaaacacaacaggaaaagatGAAAGCCAGTGAAGGTCTGCAGGTCCCTCTCCCAGGTCTGGAGAAtgtatgtgttgttttggttcTTTTCATTGTCACATGAAGGCGTAACTTAATACCATTGtcttcatttcaatttttttttgcacctTTTTAATTAATGGAGACATGTCTGACACATTTGGCAAACATCTCACAATCTGTTGCACAAAAAGTACCGTTTAATTTTAATCAAAATTCCATGCTGTCTGCCATACCCTGGCTGAGTAGAATACTACCTACCATCCTTTTCATTCAAGGGGGCGGCTGTTGCTTAGGGGGGTAGAGTGCTCTAACCAGAAGTTAATAGTTAGTAGTTTGATCCTCAGTTCTCCCcgtgcatgccgaagtgtccttgggcaagatactgtaACCCTAAAATGACCCATCATAGATGTTATATGCACTGATGTAAGTCACCTTGGATGTGCCAACTCAGATGTAATGTAAAAGACCAAATCTGACCAAGCACATGCTTATCGTTGGCCACCAGGTTGTGTGACCTTCTTTGGGTCTACATCTGTAAGCTAATTCTTCAAAAAACACCTCCTTAATCACTTTACTTGAAGTTGCCCCTATAACGTTGATGTTAACTCCCTGCTTATGCCAACAAATTGTTATTGAGACTGGAATCCCCAGGAGCCCAGGGGTGGATGAGGGTGGGGTGCTGGGGAGCCGTGAAAGGTGAATCAGCTTCCACCTTAGTCTCCAAGTGACCCTGCTGGCTTTGTTTTGGAGCAGAATGAATTATTAATGGTGGCCTTCTGGTCGTGTTTTTATCGGTGTCCACCCCCAAAGCACAGAACACTGTGCTGAGACACCTCAATTGACTGGCATCTTCTGCAGTGACAGCCGAACTTGCATGGTCTTCACTTggcctctttttattttttctattcctctctttctgaccacttgttttttttcttcatttcaccGTTTCTCTGAGTGACCAAATTAACCAACACAGGTGCAGAAAAATATCTTGTCTCCATGACAATTAAAGAGCCATCCCTCTACATTTCAGGCTTACTTGCAATCCATTTCATAATCAAATTATATGAAACGCACTGTATTGAAccttaacattttaattaatgtagagtccatgttgtgtttacatAGTGTAAAGGCTGACTACAGAAGAGGGCAGGTTCAATGCTGCTTTCCACATCAACCTTAAAGTCAGCCACTCCCTTATTGACCGCAATGATAGGCTCTAATCAGCTAAAAGTGTAACTGcccagtttgttttcatccattcTTCTGCTTAGCCAGGTTGCTGTCTCTATACCCTCTTTATCATCTGCTGGCCAAGGATGCTCCCAACTAGCCACAATTCCTAGCAACTTTAACCTGGGGGGCAAGCAAGACTGTGCAAAGCTGTTGAAGATTAAAATATCAATATGAACCTCGAGACTAGCTGGATAAGGGAGAGGTTATATGTTATTAGGGTCAACAGTCCTAGATTGATGTAGATGCCACACAAAGTAGTGAGACTGTGAGTGACTCATGAGACTaatgaaatgttcattttgtcGTCATTTGCTGATATACTAACATATCAGGGCTAGCTTGATGCTTGGAgatgggagaggaggaaatTGGACTCTAAGAGGAGAAGGAAGTAAAATAGGGGAAggaggtagtgtgtgtgtgtgtgtgtgtgggtgggggggggtgggagggggcaGAATTTAGTTAATAGAAAATAGACTGTGAGAGATAAGTAATATGTAAATAGGAAATGTATCCAAATTTACCTCTGGGAGAGAGCTAGTGTGTGAGACAGAATAATGTGGCTGGGAGCCTCAGGTGCAGCTGGGAAGAGGAGGCGGGGCAATGAGCACGAGGctatgggagagagagagagaaagggggagggcttgtgtgtgtgtgtgtgtgtgtgtgtgtgtgtgtgtgtgtgtgtgtgtgtgtgtgtgtgtgtgtgtgtgtgtgtgtgtgtgtgtgtgtgtgtgtgtgtgtgtgtgtgtgtgtgtgtgtgtgtgtgtgtgtgtgtgtgtgtgtgtgtgtgtgtgtgtgtgtgtgtgtgtgtgtgtgtgtgtgtgtgtgtgtgtgtgtgtgtgtgtgtgtgtgtgtgtgtgtgtgtgtgtgtgtgatagctagagagagagagagagagagagggagggaggcaagAGTAAGCCAGTCACAGCATCTCTCCTTCTCACTGCACCAGGGTTGAGGGAGTCTTCGTCCCTTTGCTTCCCCCGCTGCAGATTTTACTCATTTCCATCAGCGCAgtcatctttttttctcctgcttttTTACTTGCTTTTGACAGATGCATTGCTTTCATCTCTTTCTGTGTGCCAAGATCTGAGGATTTATCTGCTAACAACATGGGTTGCCCTGTTTAACGGAATTAAAATGCGGACGCCTGCAGAGGACAGTGCTTAAGACTGGGACTCCAAACGATACTTCTTTGTGTTGCTTGAGTGGATTCCCCTTTTGTTGCAATGCCGGTATTTTGTACAAGGCAACAGACACACTGAGAGAGGAGTTTAAAACAAGGCTGTACTTAGCATCAATAGATAATACTTGAATTGACTAATTCGAGTTAGAAAGTCTATGATGGCATTAGGCACTTGAGGAGAAGTTAGTAAAACTGTTCCTGCGGATTCTTCAGAAGGTCACAGCAAAAATGCTAATGAGTTGATGGGATAAAAAAGTGGAATTTTGAATGATCCCCACACCCCTCTCTGCAAGCGTCTGCCACAGGATTGCTGAGGAGCCAAAGTGAGTGGAGCGCTGAGTTATTCAGCCGGCCTCTTATTGCTCCTGGAGAGTCCTTTCACCTGCCTCCACGGAACTCAGACATTCAACGCTTTCATCAACTACTGGCgttttacatttgtttatctTTTGCAAATTGCAGTCCAGAACACTGAGAGGCAAGTTTGCAAATTTGGATTTAAACTGCACATCACTTTAATGGCAGTACTCATCTAGACATTTTAATGCGCTTGGTTGTTACCTTATTCTGCCTGAGGATGCCTTGTAAACACATTTTCCTCCCAGCGCCATGTGTGTTGAGAGAGCTGTGACATTATCTCCTGCGGAGATCCCCTTGTTGTTCtagcctgtgtctgtgttttgattcAGACAATAGCTGGACATTCATGGGCTCCAGACACTGACCAGCGGACCACCAAAATAAGGGAAGCCTGCTTTAACATAGTAAACACACGAGCACATTGAAACTTTGGATGTACGAGATGGATGTAATTATACACCAAGAGAGACTCTCCAAAGTAGCTTTTTCTCTCCCCAGGAAATAGTtgcttaaatgtatttttttttaaaggtaacTGCACACTGTAAATTTGATCTGATGTTCTCCTCCCTCAAATCTTCTGTGTTCTCTGCCCTTGTGAGGACAGTTTATGCTGTGAGTCTCCCGATGGCAACCCTCATTAAAATCAGGAGATGGGGCCACTGACTGGCAGGCAAAGCAGCCGGGAAACTCGCCTTTGGGATAGATGCTGGCCACAGCACAATCGCTACTCTGCCTTAGGTTTACTGAAGGAATacagcttttttccccctctcactCCTGACTGTTACCCACCCACTACTTTCACTAACCATGAGTGATTGGAAAAGGAGGGCTGAATGGCTTGTCCTACTATTCCATAGTCTTTATTGATTTTCCTCAAGTCAGTGTTCATTTGATTGAGACCCAGCTATGTGAGTGTACGGTGAAAGAGAGAATGATTGGAGAGTATTGAGCTCTGTTAACTGAGGGCGGTTGCAGATGCCCAGTAAAGAGCGGGAGGAGGCAGGCAGTTCTCCAGTTTCAGGCCAGCTGCCGTATGGGTGGCACACCACAAACCTGACCCACCTGGATAGCACCCAGAACAatgaaccagtctgaactgacAACGGACCCAGTGCTCACTGCCAACAGCAGCCATGGAGACTTCTTTCATGGACGGACCTCCAACCACTCTTGTCCCTTGGGCTGGGGGCTAAATGAAGGCCTAGAGACTTGCGTCCTGGAGACTGCTGTCATTGTACTTCTGACAGTGCTCATTATTGCAGGGAACCTGACAGTGATCTTTGTGTTCCACTGCGCCCCCCTACTACATCATTACACTACCAGCTACTTCATCCAGACAATGGCGTACGCCGATCTGCTGGTGGGTCTTAGTTGCCTGGTGCCCaccctgtctctgctccactacCCAGCAGGTGTCCAGGAGCCCATCACGTGCCAGGTTTTCAGCTATGTTATTTCTGTGCTGAAGAGTGTTTCGATGGCCTGCTTGGCTTGCATCAGCGTGGACCGCTACTTGGCCATTACAAAACCACTATCTTACAACCAGCTGGTGACACCATGTCGGTTACGAGGCTGCATCACCCTCATCTGTGTCTACTCGAGTCTGGTTTTCCTGCCCTCCTTCTTCGGGTGGGGTAAGCCAGGATATCATGGGGACATTTTTGCGTGGTGTGCTCACTCTTGGCCAACTTCTGCCCTTTTTACAGGCTTTGTAGTTTGCCTGCTCTATGCACCTGCTGCACTTGTTGTCTGTTTCACCTATTACCACATATTTCGCATTTGCCAGCAGCACAACAGGGAGATCAGTGAACGACGAGCACGTTTTCCAAGCCAGGAGATGGAGGCTGGTGAGGGGGGTGGCAGTGGTGGGCATCAGGGAGGGCACGGACCGGATCGACGCTATGCGATGGTGCTCTTCCGCATCACCAGTGTTTTTTATATGCTTTGGCTGCCCTACATCATCTACTTCATGCTAGAGAGCTCCCATGTGCTGGCCAGTCCTGCCATTTCCTTCATCACCACCTGGCTGGCCATTAGCAACAGCTTTTGCAACTGCGTTATCTACAGCCTCTCTAATAGTGTTTTCCGCCTGGGCATGCGTAGACTCTCGCAGACAATTTGCTCTTTCAGCCACTGTGCAGCCGATGACAGGGATTTTGCGGAGCCTAAACCAAGGAAGAGGGCAAACTCCTGCTCCATCTGAAGGTGTGACCTCCTCAGGACGAGAACTCTCCTGGAATCTATCATTGGGAAATCTTAACAGGCTTAGCGGCTTGTTAACTTTCAGGGTTAAACTGGCAGAAAGTAAACAGAGAATACTGTCTGTTAACTGACACTAGTGACTTTGCTTTGGTCCCAATTATCCATCGTTCATTGCATTACCAGGTTTTAAGAGTTGGATGTAGTGTCTAAACAGACAGAGTTAATGAGAGCTTGGCACCCAGTGATGGCTTTTATTCTATGCTATGTGACATAGGTGTTGATCAGATAGAAAGTAGTCTCACTATGGTTTTCACAGCTTTTACATCTGACTATAAGTCATTAACCACCTAgttagaagaaaaagaaaaacaatcctcaGACAGCAAAAGTGACTCACTCTATTTCAGCCCTGTGACATTTTGTTAGTGTTTGTCAATCCAATTGACCTTCTACTGGATGTCCCCTCATTTTCTGATGTATGCCTGTCATTAGCAGATACAAGACAACTTTCACTTACTTGTGCTCATATACCTGTTTAAAGATTGTAAATTCATATGAGAATTTGTAACTGGACGAACACACAAAGTGACAATGATAACAGCCAGTATGCTGCTGATAAATATCCGATGTGTTTAGCCTTGACTGTTCAAGAGGAAAGTGAAGAGTTCTTTTTCTGCTAAGGTATTTTGAAAGATATTCATGATGCACTGGTCAGGTATTCTGCCACTACTGATAAAGTCACCAATCTGACAGCTGGTTGAAACTGAATCATGCTGTTTACTCAGACCTTCTGCAGAACCTACTAGATGATCAGTCAATGAACAGCCATCTTCAAGAGTAAGATATCTAGTATTGCTCTGCATAGATAGTTGTGCAAAACTTACTTCTACATGACCATGTTCGGGCCAAGGACTGTAAAGCTTCAGAGAGGAGTTGTGAAACCTTTAAATCAGTTAAAATCACCAAAACtttacatatttacaaatcTATACTATGGAGAGTCACGTTTTTTCATACATTATAATACATTGCCTACCGCAGTAGTGTCACCTGGGTCAAATTGTCCATAGATGAAGCTGCTTCCATTGTGTACCAATTAAGATATAAGATGATTATCGTTGGCCACCAATTAATTGGTGCATCACAGAAAAAAAGCACCTTATATGCCTGGTTTCACACAAACGCGTCTGTATTGAGGACCTTGATACAGTGGCGTGAGTGTTGAGGGCAGTGAACTGATGCTCTCGGCAGATAACTAGCCAGCACAGTGTTTTTCCCCAAGGGTACCCTTTGGCATAAAATAGCTCATCAGAGCCAGGGTTCCCACCATTGGTGTGACA
The nucleotide sequence above comes from Platichthys flesus chromosome 9, fPlaFle2.1, whole genome shotgun sequence. Encoded proteins:
- the gpr52 gene encoding G-protein coupled receptor 52 is translated as MNQSELTTDPVLTANSSHGDFFHGRTSNHSCPLGWGLNEGLETCVLETAVIVLLTVLIIAGNLTVIFVFHCAPLLHHYTTSYFIQTMAYADLLVGLSCLVPTLSLLHYPAGVQEPITCQVFSYVISVLKSVSMACLACISVDRYLAITKPLSYNQLVTPCRLRGCITLICVYSSLVFLPSFFGWGKPGYHGDIFAWCAHSWPTSALFTGFVVCLLYAPAALVVCFTYYHIFRICQQHNREISERRARFPSQEMEAGEGGGSGGHQGGHGPDRRYAMVLFRITSVFYMLWLPYIIYFMLESSHVLASPAISFITTWLAISNSFCNCVIYSLSNSVFRLGMRRLSQTICSFSHCAADDRDFAEPKPRKRANSCSI